DNA from Limnohabitans sp.:
CGAGATCACCTACGGCTTGGAGCGCTTGGCCATGTACCTGCAGGGCGTGGACAACGTCTACAACCTGAAGTGGACCGACATCCTGAGTTATGGCGACGTGTATTTGCAAAACGAGCAAGAGCAGTCGGCGTACAACTTTGAGCACAGCGATGCGGACTTCTTGTTCACCGCCTTCGGTGCGCACGAAAAACAGGCGCAAAACCTGATCGTGGAAAAGCTGGCGCTGCCCGCCTACGAGCAAGTGCTCAAGGCCGCCCACACCTTCAACCTGCTGGACGCGCGCGGTGCGATCAGCGTGACCGAGCGCGCCGCCTACATCGGCCGCATCCGCAATCTGGCCCGCAGCGTGGCGCAGAGTTATTACGAGAGCCGCGAACGTCTGGACTTCCCGATGGCCCCGCGTGAATGGGTAGCCCAAATGCCCAAGAAAGCCGCGTGAGGAGCACGACATGACGACACAAAATTTGCTGGTGGAATTGTTTGTGGAAGAGTTGCCGCCCAAGGCGCTCAACAAGTTGGGTGCTGCTTTTTCGGGCGTGCTGGCCGAACAACTCAAGGCCCAAGGCCTGGCTGCGGCCGATACGGTGGTGACTGCTTTTGCATCGCCGCGCCGCTTAGCCGCGCATGTGACCGGCGTGCTGGCACAAGGTGCTGACAAGGCCGTGCAACAAAAGCTGATGCCGGTGGCTGTGGGCCTCGATGCCGCTGGCCACGCCACGCCCGCTTTGCTCAAAAAACTGCAAGCCCTGGGGGCTGTTGTGAGTGACCCGGCCGCTGCCGTGGCCGCGCTCAAGCGCGCACCGGACGGCAAAGCAGAAGCCCTGTTTTACGACAGCATCGTCCAAGGCGCTTCGCTGCAAGCAGGCCTTCAAAAAGCGCTGGACGAAGCGCTCGCCAAGCTGCCGATCCCCAAAGTCATGCAGTACCAGTTGGAAACCGACTGCGAACTGCCCGGCTGGAGCAGTGTGAATTTCGTGCGCCCCGCGCACAGCCTGATCGCGCTGCATGGCAGCACCGTGGTGCAGGTCAAGGCGCTGGGCCTGACAGCGGGTAACCGCACGCAAGGCCACCGCTTTGAGGCCAAGGTCTCGCCTGTGGTCTTGCAACACGCCGACCAATACGCCGAGACCTTGAAGAACGACGGCTCGGTCATCGCCAGCTTCGCCGAGCGCCGCGCCGAGATCGTGCGCCAGTTGCAAGCTGCTGCGGCCAAAGTCGGTGGCGGTTGCCAACCGGTTGAGGACGAAGCCCTGCTGGACGAAGTGACCGCCCTGGTCGAGCGCCCCAATGTGCTGACCTGCCAGTTCGAGACCGAGTTCTTGGGTGTGCCGCAAGAGTGCCTGATCCTCACGATGAAGGCCAACCAGAAATATTTCCCGTTGATCGACACATCGGGCAAACTGACGAACCGTTTTTTGGTGGTGAGCAACATCACGCCCGACGACGCATCTTTGGTGATCGGCGGCAACGAGCGCGTGGTGCGCCCACGCTTGGCCGATGCCAAGTTCTTCTTTGACCAAGACCGCAAAAAGACGCTCGAGTCGCGCGTTGAAGGCCTGTCCAAGGTGGTCTACCACAACAAGCTGGGCACCCAAGGCGAGCGCATGGCGCGGGTCTGCGCGATTGCCAAGGCGATTGGCCAGCAAGTCGGTGGCGATCTTCTGGCCAAGCAAGCCGAGCAAGCTGCCCGGTTGGCCAAGACCGATTTGCTGACCGACATGGTGGGCGAGTTCCCTGAGCTGCAAGGCATCATGGGCGGCTACTACGCTCGTCACGATGGCCTTTCCAGCGAAGT
Protein-coding regions in this window:
- the glyS gene encoding glycine--tRNA ligase subunit beta, which gives rise to MTTQNLLVELFVEELPPKALNKLGAAFSGVLAEQLKAQGLAAADTVVTAFASPRRLAAHVTGVLAQGADKAVQQKLMPVAVGLDAAGHATPALLKKLQALGAVVSDPAAAVAALKRAPDGKAEALFYDSIVQGASLQAGLQKALDEALAKLPIPKVMQYQLETDCELPGWSSVNFVRPAHSLIALHGSTVVQVKALGLTAGNRTQGHRFEAKVSPVVLQHADQYAETLKNDGSVIASFAERRAEIVRQLQAAAAKVGGGCQPVEDEALLDEVTALVERPNVLTCQFETEFLGVPQECLILTMKANQKYFPLIDTSGKLTNRFLVVSNITPDDASLVIGGNERVVRPRLADAKFFFDQDRKKTLESRVEGLSKVVYHNKLGTQGERMARVCAIAKAIGQQVGGDLLAKQAEQAARLAKTDLLTDMVGEFPELQGIMGGYYARHDGLSSEVAEAIEDHYKPRFAGDDLPRNHVGLVVALADKLETLVGMFGIGNVPTGDKDPFALRRHALGVVRMLVEARLKLNFFELTRQALTVFPAAVVHDKSVELDEFLVERLRGYFREAGFSIAEVDAAIFAQKLGQWSSIPTRLQAVRAFAALPEAPALAAANKRIGNILKKAGEVDAHVNPALLQEDAEKGLYAAMQKLLPESEAQFKAGDYTASLQTLAALRAPVDAFFDDVMVNAEAMDLRLNRQGLLMSLHVAMNRVADLSRLAA